From one Rosa rugosa chromosome 4, drRosRugo1.1, whole genome shotgun sequence genomic stretch:
- the LOC133742082 gene encoding glutaredoxin, whose protein sequence is MGSFFSHAFTKEQLAMALEKIKTTVNATPVVVFSKTYCGYCRRVKQLLTQVGARYKVVELDEEVDGGEIQAALAEWTGQSTVPNVFIAGKRIGGCDSVLERHQTGQLLPLLREAGAVANNPVSA, encoded by the exons ATGGGTTCATTTTTCAGCCACGCTTTCACCAAGGAACAGCTTGCAATGGCGCTCGAAAAGATCAAGACCACCGTCAACGCCACCCCTGTCGTCGTCTTCAG TAAAACTTACTGTGGCTATTGCCGGAGGGTCAAGCAACTGTTGACACAGGTTGGAGCACGCTATAAGGTTGTCGAACTAGATGAGGAAG tCGATGGAGGTGAAATTCAAGCAGCTCTAGCTGAGTGGACTGGACAGAGTACTGTGCCTAATGTGTTCATTGCTGGGAAACGCATCGGCGGCTGTGACT CTGTCTTAGAAAGGCACCAGACAGGTCAGCTTCTGCCCCTTCTCCGGGAGGCTGGTGCAGTTGCTAATAACCCCGTGTCTGCGTGA
- the LOC133742080 gene encoding LRR receptor-like serine/threonine-protein kinase GSO1, producing the protein MGGTEMSHFMLFLAILHSLLAVASGDNSRDSSRLLRIKSELVDPSGVLNNWSPRAHICSWNGLECSNDQMHIISLNLSGSGLSGSIPHELWNLTSIQTLDLSSNFFTGSLPPELRQLQNLKALLLFSNFLSGEIPEEIGALKNLQVLRIGDNMISGVIPPSIGNLTDLRVLGLAYCQLNGSIPVEIGNLKHLISLDLQNNSLSGLIPEEIHGCEELEDFAASNNKLEGDIPLMGSLKSLQILNLANNSLSGSIPTALSQLHNLKYLNLLGNRLSGAIPSELNQLVQLEMLDLSRNNLSGSIQLLISTQLKNLAALVLSDNALTGSIPTNFCIRGSSNLRQLLLARNKLSGEFPLAVLSCSSLQQLDLSDNHFGGELPTSLDKLGNLTDLVLNNNSFTGTLLPEIGNLSSLENLFLFHNMITGGIPVEIGKLQRLKTIYLYDNQMSGPIPSELTNCSSLTAIDFFGNRFSGSIPATIGKLKNLFLLQLRQNDLSGPIPPSLGYCRSLQLLALADNKLSGTLPPTFRFISQLSTITLYNNSFQGPLPQSLFLLKNLKIINFSHNRFSGTIFPLSGSSYLTAMDLTNNSFSGSIPSGLSMCRNLTRLRLAHNHLTGTMPSEFGQLTQLNFLDLSFNNLTDEIPPQLSSCKKLEHFLVNNNQFTGAIPPWLGSLQELGELDFSSNNFHGTVPAELGNCSKLLKLSLHDNSLSSIIPAEIGNLTSLNVLNLQRNNFSGSIPSTIQNCKKLYELRLSENLLTGLIPYELGELTELQVILDLSTNLFSGEIPSSLGDLMKLERLNLSFNQLQGRVPASLGKLTSLHMLNLSNNHLEGQIPSTFSGFPLSSFLGNDHKLCGPPLASCRESEAQNVKRLSRTAATGITVAIVLTSTAICLVMIYIMLRIWCKWRKVLISNSDASGGKEEEKWGFGNEKKRVGEYWKVNSVAQVPSETAEMKKQNNASFYTTTSK; encoded by the coding sequence ATGGGTGGCACTGAAATGTCTCATTTCATGCTGTTTCTTGCAATACTTCATTCCCTTCTTGCTGTTGCTTCTGGAGATAATTCGAGAGACTCCAGCCGTCTTCTGAGAATCAAATCAGAACTCGTAGATCCATCAGGAGTTCTGAACAACTGGTCTCCAAGAGCTCATATATGCAGTTGGAATGGCCTTGAATGTTCAAATGATCAGATGCATATTATTAGTCTGAACCTATCTGGATCAGGACTATCAGGTTCCATCCCACATGAGCTTTGGAACCTCACTTCAATCCAAACACTTGATTTGTCATCAAATTTCTTCACCGGCTCACTTCCACCTGAGCTCCGCCAGCTTCAAAATCTTAAAGCACTTCTCCTATTCTCCAATTTTCTCTCCGGTGAGATTCCTGAGGAAATAGGCGCTTTGAAGAACTTGCAAGTTCTAAGAATAGGAGATAACATGATATCAGGTGTGATTCCACCAAGCATTGGCAACTTGACTGACTTGAGAGTGTTGGGGCTTGCCTATTGCCAATTAAATGGAAGCATTCCAGTTGAAATTGGTAACTTGAAGCATCTAATATCTCTTGACTTGCAGAACAATAGTCTCAGTGGCCTCATACCAGAAGAGATTCATGGCTGCGAAGAGCTTGAGGACTTTGCAGCATCAAACAACAAGCTTGAAGGAGACATCCCTTTGATGGGATCACTTAAATCACTGCAAATTCTCAACCTGGCCAACAACAGCCTTTCTGGATCAATTCCTACCGCATTAAGTCAGCTCCACAATTTGAAGTACTTGAATCTGCTTGGAAACAGATTGAGTGGCGCCATTCCTTCGGAGCTTAACCAGTTGGTTCAACTTGAGATGCTTGACTTATCAAGGAACAATCTCTCAGGCAGCATACAACTTCTGATCAGCACACAATTAAAGAATCTTGCAGCTTTGGTTCTGTCTGATAATGCTTTGACAGGTAGCATTCCAACCAACTTCTGCATAAGAGGTTCTTCAAATCTTCGACAACTTCTTCTGGCTCGAAACAAGCTCTCTGGAGAGTTTCCTTTGGCAGTGCTGAGCTGTTCCTCGCTCCAACAGCTAGATCTTTCAGATAATCATTTTGGAGGGGAACTACCTACTTCCCTGGACAAACTAGGGAATCTCACAGATCTTGTGCTCAACAATAACAGCTTCACAGGAACTCTACTTCCTGAAATCGGAAACTTGAGTTCCTTGGAAAATCTGTTTCTGTTTCACAACATGATCACAGGTGGAATTCCGGTGGAGATAGGAAAGCTGCAGAGGCTGAAAACCATCTACCTTTACGACAACCAGATGTCAGGACCGATACCAAGTGAGTTAACCAACTGCTCAAGCTTGACAGCAATTGATTTCTTTGGCAACCGTTTCTCAGGCTCCATCCCCGCCACCATCGGAAAACTCAAGAACCTTTTTTTGCTCCAGCTGAGGCAGAATGACTTGTCTGGTCCTATTCCACCAAGCTTAGGCTACTGCAGAAGCCTTCAGTTGTTGGCCTTAGCTGATAACAAGCTCTCAGGAACCTTGCCACCCACATTCAGATTCATTTCCCAACTAAGCACCATTACTCTTTACAACAACTCCTTTCAAGGCCCTCTTCCTCAATccctttttcttctcaaaaacctcaagatcataaaTTTCTCTCACAATCGGTTTAGTGGAACCATCTTCCCTCTCTCTGGTTCAAGTTATCTGACAGCAATGGACTTGACCAACAATAGCTTTTCGGGTTCCATCCCTTCTGGACTTTCCATGTGCAGAAATTTAACCCGTCTCCGCCTTGCACATAATCACCTCACCGGCACCATGCCTTCCGAATTTGGCCAACTCACACAGCTCAACTTTCTTGACTTGTCATTCAACAACCTCACAGATGAAATCCCGCCTCAGTTGTCTTCTTGTAAGAAACTTGAGCATTTCTTAGTTAACAATAACCAATTCACAGGAGCAATACCTCCATGGTTAGGTAGCCTTCAAGAACTAGGAGAACTAGACTTCTCGTCTAACAACTTTCATGGAACAGTACCTGCAGAGCTTGGAAACTGTTCAAAACTACTCAAGCTTTCTCTGCATGACAACAGTCTCTCCAGTATTATCCCAGCGGAGATAGGAAATCTCACTTCTCTCAATGTCCTAAATCTTCAGAGAAACAATTTTTCAGGGTCTATTCCATCGACAATCCAGAACTGCAAGAAGCTCTATGAACTGAGGCTGTCAGAGAACTTGTTGACAGGTTTGATCCCATATGAGCTTGGAGAGTTAACCGAGCTGCAAGTAATCCTGGATCTAAGCACAAACTTGTTCTCCGGTGAAATCCCATCTTCTCTAGGAGATCTAATGAAGTTGGAGAGACTGAACCTCTCTTTCAATCAGCTCCAAGGAAGAGTTCCTGCTTCACTTGGGAAGCTGACCAGTCTTCACATGTTGAACCTGTCAAATAATCATCTTGAGGGCCAAATCCCTTCAACCTTTTCAGGATTCCCACTGAGCTCTTTCTTAGGTAATGATCACAAGCTTTGCGGCCCACCATTAGCATCGTGTAGGGAATCTGAGGCCCAGAATGTAAAGCGCCTTTCACGTACTGCAGCAACTGGTATTACAGTGGCCATAGTGTTAACTTCCACAGCAATATGCTTGGTGATGATTTACATCATGCTGAGGATATGGTGCAAGTGGAGAAAAGTTTTGATTTCAAACTCGGACGCTTCTGGTGGAAAAGAAGAGGAGAAATGGGGATTTGGGAATGAGAAGAAGAGGGTTGGTGAGTACTGGAAAGTGAATTCTGTGGCGCAGGTGCCTTCAGAAActgcagaaatgaagaaacagaaTAATGCATCATTCTACACCACCACCtcaaaatga